GAAACCCTTCGGTCGTCATGACCTTGCCGCGCGGCACACCGTTAAGGTCCGGGGTGACACATTCAATCTCATCAATGCCGGTCAATCGCTGTGCGAGTGAACCCTGGCCATCGGTCATCATGACGCAATCCCTTGTAGTGCGAGCCGCGAACGGCGACCGTACAAAATAGGCTGCGCCTGTTCGCAATTTCAAGCAGCGGCAAACAAAATCATCGTTACGGCAGATAGAGGCTGAAAACGCCGCCGCCCAACGGCCCGCCATTGCTGATCCGCGTATGCCCGCCCACGCCATTGCGCTGGTGCAGCGCGGCGATCCGCCCGGCGAAGTACAGGCCCAGGCCCGTGCTGCCGCTGCTGTGGTTGATGCCCTGCACGTAATCGGCCTGGCGCTCGATCATGTCGGCCGGATAGCCGTCGCCATCGTCATTGATGGTCAGCACCAGTTGCCCGGCTTCATCGCTGACCGTGATCAGCACCGCGTGACGGGCGTAACGCACGGCGTTATTGATGCAGTTGGCCAGCACCGACGCAATCAACTCGCGATCGAAGAAGCCCAGCGGGCTCAGCGGGTCGACTTCATAGGTGGCCATGATGCCGCGACTGGCGAACACATCCTGATGGCAGGCCAGTTGCGCTTCGATGAAATCATCCAGTTCGTGATAAGCCGGTTGCAACGGCATCTGGTTGACGCCGAGTTTGTACAACCCCAGCAACTGCACGAGCATGCCGTTGAGGTGGGCGAACTCGAACTCGATCACGCCCTGCTCCGGCGTCTGCCGGGCGGGGTCGGGCAGGCGCTCCAGCCACTGGCTGTGAGCCTGCATCAGCAGGGTCAGTGAGTTCTTCATGTCGTGCACGGTAGAAGCAATCACCGTGGAGAAGTCCAGTGCCGGGTCGTCCTTGCTCATTCGCCAAACGCCTTGATTTTCAGTTTCTGATATCGCGAGTAGCGCGCATCGGTGTCAGGCATCAGGCCAACCATTTTCAGGCTGGCCCGACATTCTTCGAGCTCCGCCGACGGCACGCTGGTGTCCGTGCCGTGCAGCAGCGACTGCGCCAGGTTCAACGCGATACTGATGTTTTTCGGTTGCATCGCCAGCGCTTTGCGGAACACCGTGCGCGCCTCGACCAGATTGCCGGTCTTGTACACCCGCACGCCCTGGCGGTTGAGGTCGGCGGCGGCGTTACTGGAATTGAGGATCGCCGGGTCATCGGTCAGCTTGGCAATGCCTTTCATCACGTACGGGTCGTCGCCGTAGATTTCCGCGCAGTTTTTCAGCATCGAATTGCCGGCATCGGCCTGACCGAGCATCTGCAACTGCTTGGCCACCAGCAGCGCGGCTTCGGGGCTCATGAACTGCTCCATGCCATCGAGGCGCAGCAGGGCCTGCTCGGTGAGCTTGTCGGCGGTTTCGGCGTCGTTGAGCAACAGGCTGGTGGCCTTCATCAACCGCGCACGAATCTGCAGGCCGGGGTCGCTGGGGTTTTCCTTGGCCACGGCACTGAGGGTGGTGTTGATCTCCAGCCGCGTGCGGGTGTCCAGGCCGCGCTCGCTGCCCTTGCTGATCAAGGCATGGGCCAGGCCCAGGTTGCTCTCGGCATCCTTGAAGCGCGACTGCGCCCCCTGGTTCACCGCTTGCCGGTAAGCCCTGGAGGCGGTATCGAAATCTTCGTTGGTCATCGCCAGCTTGCCCAGCAAGGCTTGCCGGCGCACGGCCAGAGGCGACAGGCGAATCGCCTCCTCGAGCACCTGTTGCGCGCCCTTGGTGTCACCTTCGGCGACCAGCACATCGGCCATGCCGTCATACAGCGCGGGCATCATCGGGAATACTTTCAGGGCTTTTTCGTAAACGCCCTTGGCCTGGCTGACCTGGCCGCGCTTGAACAGCAACTTGCCCAACCCGGCAAACGCCCACGGCAAGGGCCGGTCGGCAATGATGCTGTCGTAGAGACGCTCCAGCGCTTCGTTCTGATTCAGGTCACGCAGGGCGTCGGCGCGATAACGCAGGCACAACGGCGAATAACGGATGTCCTGTTTGCACAAAGCGATACAGGCGTTGAGCACCTCGGCCGGCTTGCCGCGGTCGAGGGCCTGCAGGATCGGTTTGAGCAAGGTCTTGCGCTGTTCCAGGCGTTCCAGGCGCTGGGCCAGGCTCGAGCGGTTGAACGGCTTGGTCAGATAGGCATCGGGCTCATGCTCCAGGGCGCTGAGCACCATGGCCTGGCTGGTCTCGGCGGTGACCATGACGAACACGGCCTCGTGGCTGATCAGCTTCTCGAACATCAGGTCTTCGAGTACCTGCTGACCGTTCTTCTTGCCGTCGCCGAGGTGGAAGTCCTGCAGGATGAAATCGTACGACTTCTGCGAGCACATCTTCAGCGCCTGCTCGCCGGTGTCAGCGGTATCGACATCCTTGACGCCCAGCTCACGCAGCATGGAACGCACGGAGCTGCGGAAATCGGAGAAGTCATCGACGATCAGAAAGCGCTTTTGGTGATACGACGACATCGAAGATTTCCAGGCAGTTTTAAGTAGAAGATCATGGCTGTCCGGGTTATCGGCCAGCAAGGTCATTCTCTTGAAGCGATGGCAGTGAAATCGCCCATCGTGTCGCCACTGGCAAATCGAGCAGCATCCCGCGCGGGCGTGTACTAGCTTGATACTGCAAGCGGCACGCGTGCTCAACGAGAAGGGGCCAGGGTCGATGATTCTACGACGTTTCATGCTAACGCTGTGGGCACCCTGCGCCTTGCAGGCATGGGCCGCGCAACCCGACATGAGCACGCCGATTCAGGCACAGCCCAAAGCGGTCGCCGCGTTCGACTTCGTGCCACGGGACCCGGCGAAGATCCCGCCGGGGGAATTCGGCGACAAGGTGCGCAAGGGCTACGACTTGATGGTCAACACCCAGCAGCTTCAGGGACGGTATGTCGGCAACCATCTCAATTGCAGCAATTGCCATTTGAACAACGGCGCCCAGGCCTACTCGACGCCGTTATGGGCCGGCTATCTCGCCTACCCCGCTTACCGCGCCAAAGACCATCACGTCGACACGTTCGCAGAGCGCGTCCAGGGCTGTTTCAATTATTCAATGAACGGCAAGGCGCCAGCGCTGGACTCGCCGGAAGTGGTGGCAATCTCCGCCTATGCCTATTGGTTGCTGATGGGAGGATTGCTGGACCTGTCCGGCCAGGTCGGCGCGCCCGTCCCTGAGCTGAGCGACAAGCAGTTGCAACAGGGTGGCAACGACCCATCCTTCGTGCTGCCCGAGCCGATCGCGAAAACCATCGAGCAAATGGGCCGGCAAAAACTGCCAGGCCGTGGCTTTCCTGCCCTGCCGGCCCCCGCATCAGCGCCCTCCCCGGATCAAGGGCAGCAGGTCTACACCCAGCATTGCGCGGTGTGTCATGGCGCGAACGGCGATGGAACCTACGCCAATGGCATGACGGGCATGCCGCC
This DNA window, taken from Pseudomonas sp. MYb118, encodes the following:
- a CDS encoding sensor histidine kinase; this translates as MSKDDPALDFSTVIASTVHDMKNSLTLLMQAHSQWLERLPDPARQTPEQGVIEFEFAHLNGMLVQLLGLYKLGVNQMPLQPAYHELDDFIEAQLACHQDVFASRGIMATYEVDPLSPLGFFDRELIASVLANCINNAVRYARHAVLITVSDEAGQLVLTINDDGDGYPADMIERQADYVQGINHSSGSTGLGLYFAGRIAALHQRNGVGGHTRISNGGPLGGGVFSLYLP
- a CDS encoding response regulator, producing MSSYHQKRFLIVDDFSDFRSSVRSMLRELGVKDVDTADTGEQALKMCSQKSYDFILQDFHLGDGKKNGQQVLEDLMFEKLISHEAVFVMVTAETSQAMVLSALEHEPDAYLTKPFNRSSLAQRLERLEQRKTLLKPILQALDRGKPAEVLNACIALCKQDIRYSPLCLRYRADALRDLNQNEALERLYDSIIADRPLPWAFAGLGKLLFKRGQVSQAKGVYEKALKVFPMMPALYDGMADVLVAEGDTKGAQQVLEEAIRLSPLAVRRQALLGKLAMTNEDFDTASRAYRQAVNQGAQSRFKDAESNLGLAHALISKGSERGLDTRTRLEINTTLSAVAKENPSDPGLQIRARLMKATSLLLNDAETADKLTEQALLRLDGMEQFMSPEAALLVAKQLQMLGQADAGNSMLKNCAEIYGDDPYVMKGIAKLTDDPAILNSSNAAADLNRQGVRVYKTGNLVEARTVFRKALAMQPKNISIALNLAQSLLHGTDTSVPSAELEECRASLKMVGLMPDTDARYSRYQKLKIKAFGE
- a CDS encoding c-type cytochrome codes for the protein MLTLWAPCALQAWAAQPDMSTPIQAQPKAVAAFDFVPRDPAKIPPGEFGDKVRKGYDLMVNTQQLQGRYVGNHLNCSNCHLNNGAQAYSTPLWAGYLAYPAYRAKDHHVDTFAERVQGCFNYSMNGKAPALDSPEVVAISAYAYWLLMGGLLDLSGQVGAPVPELSDKQLQQGGNDPSFVLPEPIAKTIEQMGRQKLPGRGFPALPAPASAPSPDQGQQVYTQHCAVCHGANGDGTYANGMTGMPPLWGEHSYNWGAGMHRIDTAAQFISENMPLGKPIQLTPTQAWDVAAYINSQKRPQDPRFNGNLTSTAHAFHGAEQCYYGQTVEGVLLGGEAQPSATGVTSTPSAK